Proteins from a genomic interval of Sphingomonas sp. Y38-1Y:
- a CDS encoding rod shape-determining protein MreD, translated as MNEPLRSAFAEPEPPLRSRRLAPLTVMIGSLATLVPVVSTVPWLPPLGLILLAGWRLLRSDVLRVWAAAPLGLFDDLVSGQPLGSSMLLWGMSFIALDMLDMRLVWRDFWQDWLLASGTIAFCLIGGRLIAAPLGAHVDTALALQIALSAALYPVIARMCFALDAKGRP; from the coding sequence GTGAACGAACCGCTCCGCTCCGCCTTTGCAGAGCCGGAGCCGCCGCTCCGGTCGCGGCGGCTGGCGCCGCTGACGGTGATGATCGGATCGCTTGCGACCTTGGTGCCGGTGGTCTCGACGGTGCCCTGGTTGCCGCCGCTCGGCCTCATCCTACTGGCCGGCTGGCGGCTGCTCCGGTCGGATGTGCTGCGCGTCTGGGCGGCGGCGCCGCTCGGGCTGTTCGACGATCTGGTCAGCGGCCAGCCGCTCGGCAGTTCGATGCTCCTATGGGGGATGTCGTTTATTGCCTTGGATATGCTAGATATGCGTCTCGTGTGGCGTGATTTCTGGCAGGACTGGCTGTTGGCGAGCGGGACGATCGCATTCTGCCTCATCGGCGGCCGGCTCATTGCCGCGCCGCTGGGGGCGCATGTCGACACCGCGCTGGCGCTTCAGATTGCGCTATCCGCCGCGCTCTATCCGGTGATTGCACGCATGTGCTTCGCGCTCGACGCCAAGGGTCGGCCATGA
- the mrdA gene encoding penicillin-binding protein 2, whose product MSGPIRQVTEAAQAFSFSRRAMTLGIAQMGVGAMLAGRMAWLAVAENERYQLLAESNRVNLTLIPPRRGWIVDRAGHAIANNRTDFRIDLIPERVEDAVRVLTDLARLLKLDPTEVDRIAKELSTARGLQPVPVAENLDWERYAAVVVRQPELPGVAPTQGYARNYPAGAAVAHLVGYVGAANAEQYKETRDPLYLAPGFKLGKDGLEKSLEKDLRGIPGARRVEVTARGRPVRDLETRRDVPGRTVKLTIDAGLQEYAARRLGNESGSAVVIDVRTGGILAMASMPAYDPNSFSDGISRLEWGMLSGDDHLPLMNKVLQGLYPPGSTFKPATALAALRSGIDPNRTVFCGGGYQLGNRFFRCLGRHGSVNLHRAIAKSCNTYFYTMGRDVGMDAVAAAARELGLGAEYDLPFPSQRYGTIPDPAWKLRKYDQKWTPSDTLNASIGQGYILASPLQLAVQASRIASGRALVPRILADAPIVAPMLDVPPERMDLIRSGMDEVVNGAGTAVRSRLQVEGIRMGGKTGTAQVRRIAGGARGGLNVPWKYRDHGLFIGFAPVEAPLYAVAVVIEHGMSGSGAAAPVARDLLTYLFDRPRAIETLDAFEKQWGGDLNARMAAKAEAYRLVRQAPIPIPTPSPHPEASPPAPPPRP is encoded by the coding sequence ATGAGCGGCCCGATCCGTCAGGTGACCGAAGCGGCACAGGCGTTCAGCTTCTCGCGGCGGGCGATGACGCTCGGCATCGCGCAGATGGGCGTCGGCGCAATGCTGGCGGGTCGGATGGCGTGGCTGGCCGTCGCGGAGAACGAGCGGTACCAGCTGCTTGCCGAGAGCAATCGTGTCAACCTGACACTGATCCCGCCGCGTCGCGGCTGGATCGTCGATCGCGCAGGCCATGCGATCGCCAACAACCGCACTGATTTCCGAATCGACCTCATCCCCGAACGCGTCGAGGATGCGGTGCGCGTGCTTACCGACCTCGCCCGCCTGTTGAAGCTCGACCCCACCGAAGTCGATCGCATCGCCAAGGAATTGAGCACCGCGCGTGGGCTCCAGCCGGTGCCGGTGGCGGAGAATCTCGACTGGGAACGCTATGCCGCGGTCGTGGTGCGCCAGCCCGAGCTGCCCGGCGTCGCGCCGACACAGGGCTATGCGCGCAACTATCCGGCGGGCGCCGCAGTCGCGCATCTGGTCGGCTATGTCGGCGCCGCCAATGCCGAGCAGTACAAGGAGACCCGCGACCCACTCTATCTCGCTCCGGGTTTTAAGCTCGGCAAAGATGGGCTTGAGAAATCGCTGGAAAAGGATCTCCGCGGTATTCCCGGCGCTCGCCGCGTCGAGGTGACCGCGCGCGGTCGTCCCGTCCGTGATCTCGAGACACGGCGCGACGTGCCCGGCCGCACCGTCAAGCTGACGATCGACGCCGGGCTCCAGGAATATGCCGCGCGGCGGCTGGGCAACGAGAGCGGCTCGGCGGTCGTCATCGACGTGCGCACCGGCGGCATCCTGGCGATGGCGTCGATGCCGGCCTATGATCCCAACAGCTTCTCCGACGGGATCAGCCGGCTCGAATGGGGGATGCTGAGCGGCGACGACCATCTGCCGCTGATGAACAAGGTGCTGCAGGGCCTCTACCCGCCGGGATCGACCTTCAAGCCGGCGACGGCGCTGGCGGCGCTGCGTTCGGGCATCGACCCCAACCGCACCGTCTTCTGCGGCGGCGGCTATCAGCTTGGCAACCGCTTTTTCCGCTGCCTTGGACGGCATGGCTCGGTCAATCTGCACCGCGCGATCGCAAAGAGCTGCAACACCTATTTTTACACGATGGGTCGCGATGTCGGGATGGACGCGGTCGCCGCCGCCGCGCGTGAGCTGGGGCTCGGTGCCGAATACGACCTGCCCTTCCCATCGCAGCGTTACGGCACTATCCCCGATCCGGCGTGGAAGCTGCGCAAGTACGATCAGAAATGGACGCCGTCCGACACGCTCAACGCCTCAATCGGACAAGGCTACATCCTCGCCAGCCCGCTTCAGCTCGCGGTCCAGGCGTCGCGGATCGCATCCGGTCGCGCGCTCGTCCCGCGTATCCTCGCCGACGCGCCGATCGTCGCGCCCATGCTCGACGTCCCGCCCGAGCGCATGGACCTGATCCGGTCGGGGATGGACGAGGTCGTCAACGGCGCCGGTACCGCGGTGCGCAGCCGCCTGCAGGTCGAGGGCATTCGCATGGGCGGCAAGACCGGCACCGCGCAGGTCCGCCGCATCGCCGGCGGCGCGCGCGGTGGCCTCAACGTGCCCTGGAAGTATCGCGACCACGGCCTGTTCATCGGTTTCGCACCGGTGGAGGCACCGCTCTACGCCGTCGCCGTCGTGATCGAGCACGGCATGTCGGGCTCCGGCGCCGCGGCGCCGGTCGCGCGCGACCTGCTCACCTATCTGTTCGACCGTCCCCGCGCGATCGAGACGCTCGACGCGTTCGAGAAGCAGTGGGGCGGCGACCTCAACGCGCGCATGGCGGCCAAGGCGGAGGCGTATCGCCTCGTCCGGCAGGCGCCCATCCCGATCCCCACCCCCTCGCCACATCCTGAGGCGTCACCTCCAGCCCCGCCGCCCCGCCCATGA
- the rodA gene encoding rod shape-determining protein RodA: MKLSELIPAPIAQLPWHVLLLILAIGGFGTVVLFSAAGGSFLPWAWSQGLRLSVCLGLAIVLSWVPARAWEAIALPGYGITLVALVAVELLGAVKGGSQRWLDLGFIRLQPSEFMKLFMVLAAARFYAILPAAEVRRFSGIWPAAGLIAMPAALVMLQPDLGTALMITGGGLVIMFLAGVPLRLFIGGALALALFIPIAVNYVLHDYQRNRVLIFMNPEADPLGTGYHISQSKIAIGSGGLFGKGFLQGTQSHLDYLPEGHTDFVFATMAEEWGLVGGVLLILAFMLLIRWGMNVAGRSPNRFGRLAAAGLATTIFYYVAINLMMVMGLAPVVGIPLPLVSFGGSAQMTVLICVGILMSLNRAGQPKSGFPRMF, from the coding sequence ATGAAGCTGTCCGAACTCATCCCGGCGCCGATCGCGCAACTGCCCTGGCATGTACTCCTGCTGATCCTGGCGATCGGCGGGTTCGGCACGGTCGTGCTGTTCTCCGCCGCGGGGGGCAGCTTCCTGCCCTGGGCCTGGTCGCAGGGATTGCGGCTGTCGGTCTGTCTCGGCCTCGCGATCGTCCTGTCCTGGGTGCCTGCGCGCGCCTGGGAAGCGATCGCGCTGCCGGGTTATGGGATCACGCTCGTCGCGCTCGTCGCTGTCGAGCTGCTCGGCGCGGTCAAGGGGGGCAGCCAGCGCTGGCTGGACCTCGGCTTCATCCGGCTCCAGCCTTCCGAGTTCATGAAACTGTTCATGGTCCTCGCCGCCGCCCGCTTCTACGCGATCCTCCCGGCGGCGGAGGTGCGGCGGTTCAGCGGCATCTGGCCAGCGGCCGGGCTGATCGCGATGCCCGCGGCGCTGGTGATGCTCCAGCCCGATCTCGGCACCGCGCTGATGATCACCGGTGGCGGGCTGGTCATCATGTTCCTAGCGGGCGTGCCGCTGCGGCTGTTCATCGGCGGCGCACTGGCGCTCGCACTCTTCATCCCGATCGCCGTCAACTATGTGCTCCACGATTATCAGCGCAATCGCGTGCTGATCTTCATGAACCCTGAGGCCGATCCGCTCGGCACCGGCTATCACATCAGCCAATCGAAGATCGCGATCGGATCCGGCGGGCTGTTCGGCAAGGGCTTCCTCCAGGGGACGCAGAGCCACCTCGACTATCTGCCCGAGGGTCACACCGACTTCGTTTTTGCGACGATGGCGGAGGAATGGGGTCTGGTCGGCGGCGTGCTGCTGATCCTGGCCTTCATGCTGCTGATCCGCTGGGGGATGAACGTCGCGGGCCGATCGCCCAATCGTTTCGGACGGTTGGCGGCGGCGGGGCTGGCGACGACGATCTTCTATTATGTCGCGATCAACCTGATGATGGTGATGGGCCTGGCGCCGGTCGTGGGCATCCCGCTTCCGCTGGTCAGCTTCGGCGGATCGGCACAGATGACGGTGCTGATCTGCGTCGGCATCCTCATGTCGCTCAATCGCGCCGGACAGCCCAAGTCGGGCTTTCCCCGGATGTTTTGA
- a CDS encoding response regulator, which produces MAQAFVRDARTPDRIGLGTILGIGGALLFFLLSGALAYSNIQALRGDTARVVRTHEVITELGNLLSAVQDAETGQRGYLLTGNERYLEPYQQALARTEASVATIEAMTSISSAQRTNLQRLRPRLDAKLAELSQTIELRRSRDVSGALALVNTDRGKIAMDAIRDQISQMRTEERRSREARLTQMDAAFWTATISGIVTALLGGALALAVGVLLHRTALARVRQSWFQAGEVELGQAMLGDKSVRDLAANILDTLTPYLGAQAGVLFKGEHGLFERMATLGVPADAAVPERFTLREGLLGRVAADGSPMVLTDVPEGYLTLGSALGRDTPRHLVIAPLIADGEVNAVVEFGFLHPIDDRTLELLTRIASPVGIALRSAKYRSELQALLDETQRQANELQVQSEELKVSNEELEEQGRALKESAVRLEQQQVELEQTNTQLEEQAQLLEAQRDDLAKSTAAVELKARELEQASQYKSDFLANMSHELRTPLNSLLILSKLLADNPDGNLSDDQAQYARTIQASGNDLLNLINDILDLSKIEAGHVDIHAEPVSINRLVGDLRQTFDPIARQRGLDFAIEIDPAAPSGLGTDRQRLEQILKNLLSNAFKFTERGTVTLAIAPADGDRLALTVADTGIGITPEQHRAIFEAFRQADGAINRKYGGTGLGLSISRELARLLGGAITLESEPGKGSRFTVTIPIDYDPSLVEQRSEPAPPRLRPNPRRRSRPAPALARLAPVEDDRDQLEATRRILLIVEDDRVFAGIVRDLSREAGFQALVAGTAEEALSLAREYRPNAIVLDLGLPDQSGLAVLDRLKREDATRHIPIHVVSASDQTHTAFSLGAMGYLVKPVKREDLAQALGALEAQLTRTMRRVLIVEDDPVQREAVGKLLAGPEVEAVGAGTAAECLQLLREQTFDCMVLDLSLPDASGFSLLETLSQDEEHGFPPVIVYTGHDLSREDEQKLRRYSNSIIIKGAKSPERLLDEVTLFLHQVVSELPPEQQKMIRQARHRDALLEGRRILIVEDDVRNVYSLSNILEPRGARIAIARNGQEALDALDKSAGTAEAIDLVLMDVMMPVMDGLDATRRIRQDRRWTKLPVIMLTAKAMPDDQRNCIAAGANDYMAKPLDVDKLLSLVRVWMPR; this is translated from the coding sequence ATGGCGCAGGCTTTCGTGCGTGATGCGCGCACTCCCGACCGGATCGGGCTCGGCACCATCCTCGGCATCGGCGGGGCGCTGCTCTTCTTCCTCCTGAGCGGCGCGCTTGCCTATTCGAACATCCAGGCGCTGCGCGGCGACACGGCCCGCGTCGTCCGCACGCACGAGGTCATCACCGAACTCGGCAACCTGCTCTCAGCGGTCCAGGATGCCGAGACGGGTCAGCGTGGTTACCTCCTCACCGGTAACGAGCGCTATCTGGAGCCCTACCAGCAGGCGCTGGCGAGGACCGAGGCGAGCGTCGCGACGATCGAGGCGATGACCAGCATCAGTTCCGCGCAGCGCACCAACCTGCAACGCCTGCGCCCTCGCCTCGATGCCAAGCTTGCCGAGCTCAGCCAGACGATCGAGCTTCGCCGGTCGCGCGACGTTTCGGGTGCGCTCGCGCTCGTCAACACCGACCGCGGCAAGATCGCCATGGACGCGATCCGCGACCAGATCAGCCAGATGCGGACGGAAGAGCGACGGTCGCGCGAGGCCCGCCTGACCCAGATGGACGCGGCGTTCTGGACCGCGACGATCAGCGGCATCGTCACCGCGCTGCTCGGCGGCGCGCTGGCGCTGGCGGTCGGGGTGCTGCTCCATCGCACCGCGCTCGCGCGCGTCCGCCAGAGCTGGTTCCAGGCGGGCGAGGTCGAGCTGGGCCAGGCGATGCTCGGCGACAAGAGCGTGCGCGATCTGGCGGCCAACATCCTCGACACGCTGACGCCCTATCTGGGCGCACAGGCGGGCGTGCTGTTCAAGGGCGAGCATGGCCTGTTCGAGCGGATGGCGACGCTCGGCGTGCCGGCCGATGCGGCAGTGCCGGAGCGGTTCACGCTGCGTGAGGGGCTGCTCGGCCGCGTCGCCGCCGACGGATCGCCGATGGTTTTGACCGACGTGCCGGAGGGCTATCTGACGCTCGGCTCGGCGCTGGGCCGTGATACACCGCGCCACCTCGTCATCGCGCCGCTGATCGCCGATGGCGAGGTCAATGCCGTGGTCGAGTTCGGCTTCCTCCATCCGATCGACGATCGCACGCTGGAGCTGCTGACGCGCATCGCCTCGCCCGTCGGCATCGCACTCCGCTCGGCCAAGTATCGCAGCGAGCTTCAGGCGCTGCTCGACGAGACCCAGCGCCAAGCCAACGAGCTTCAGGTGCAGAGCGAGGAGCTCAAGGTCTCGAACGAGGAGCTGGAGGAACAGGGCCGCGCGCTAAAGGAATCGGCGGTGCGGCTCGAGCAGCAGCAGGTGGAGCTGGAGCAGACCAACACGCAGTTGGAGGAGCAGGCCCAGCTTCTGGAAGCGCAGCGCGACGACCTCGCCAAGTCGACCGCGGCGGTGGAGCTCAAGGCGCGCGAGCTCGAACAGGCAAGCCAGTACAAGTCCGACTTCCTCGCCAATATGAGCCACGAGCTGCGCACGCCGCTCAACTCGCTCTTGATCCTGTCGAAGCTGCTCGCCGACAATCCGGACGGCAACCTGTCCGACGATCAGGCGCAATATGCACGCACGATCCAGGCGTCGGGCAACGACCTTCTCAACCTCATCAACGACATTCTCGACCTGTCGAAGATCGAGGCGGGGCATGTCGACATCCATGCCGAGCCGGTGTCGATCAACCGTCTGGTCGGCGACCTTCGCCAAACCTTCGATCCGATCGCGCGGCAGCGCGGGCTCGACTTCGCGATCGAGATCGATCCGGCGGCGCCCTCTGGTCTCGGCACCGACCGGCAGCGCCTGGAGCAGATCCTCAAGAACCTGCTCTCCAACGCTTTCAAATTCACCGAGCGCGGCACCGTCACGCTGGCGATCGCGCCCGCCGACGGCGATCGGCTGGCGCTGACCGTGGCGGACACGGGAATCGGCATCACCCCCGAGCAGCACCGCGCGATCTTCGAGGCGTTCCGCCAAGCCGATGGGGCGATCAACCGCAAATATGGCGGCACCGGCCTCGGCCTGTCGATCTCGCGCGAGCTGGCGCGGTTGCTCGGCGGCGCGATCACGCTGGAGAGCGAGCCCGGCAAGGGCAGTCGGTTCACCGTGACGATCCCGATCGATTACGACCCGTCGCTGGTCGAGCAACGGTCTGAGCCCGCCCCGCCGCGGCTTCGGCCGAACCCGCGCCGGCGCTCCCGCCCCGCTCCCGCCCTCGCCCGGCTGGCGCCCGTCGAGGATGATCGCGACCAGCTCGAAGCCACACGCCGCATCCTGCTGATCGTCGAGGACGATCGCGTGTTCGCCGGGATCGTCCGCGACCTGTCGCGCGAGGCGGGATTTCAGGCGCTCGTCGCCGGCACCGCTGAAGAAGCGCTGTCGCTCGCGCGCGAATATCGGCCGAACGCGATCGTGCTCGACCTCGGCCTTCCCGATCAGTCTGGCCTCGCGGTGCTCGACCGGCTCAAGCGCGAAGATGCGACGCGGCACATCCCGATCCATGTCGTGTCGGCGAGCGACCAGACGCACACCGCCTTCTCGCTCGGCGCGATGGGATATCTGGTGAAGCCGGTGAAGCGCGAGGATCTGGCTCAGGCACTCGGCGCGCTGGAGGCGCAGCTGACGCGCACGATGCGCCGCGTTCTGATCGTCGAGGACGATCCCGTCCAGCGCGAGGCGGTTGGCAAGCTGCTGGCCGGGCCGGAGGTCGAGGCGGTCGGCGCCGGAACCGCGGCCGAGTGCCTGCAATTGCTGCGCGAGCAGACGTTCGATTGCATGGTGCTCGACCTGTCGCTGCCCGACGCCTCGGGCTTCTCGTTGCTCGAGACGCTCAGCCAGGACGAGGAACACGGCTTCCCGCCCGTCATCGTCTATACCGGCCACGATCTGAGCCGCGAGGACGAGCAGAAGCTGCGCCGCTATTCGAACTCGATCATCATCAAGGGCGCCAAGTCGCCCGAGCGCCTGCTCGACGAGGTGACCCTGTTCCTCCACCAGGTCGTGTCCGAACTGCCGCCCGAGCAGCAGAAGATGATCCGCCAAGCGCGCCACCGCGACGCGCTGCTGGAGGGACGGCGCATCCTGATCGTCGAGGACGACGTCCGGAACGTCTATTCGCTCAGCAACATCCTGGAGCCGCGCGGCGCCAGGATCGCAATCGCGCGCAACGGACAGGAGGCGCTGGACGCGCTCGACAAGTCCGCGGGCACCGCGGAGGCGATCGACCTCGTCCTGATGGACGTGATGATGCCGGTGATGGACGGGCTGGATGCCACGCGCCGCATCCGACAGGATCGGCGCTGGACCAAGCTGCCGGTCATCATGCTGACCGCCAAGGCGATGCCGGACGATCAGCGCAACTGCATCGCGGCCGGCGCCAACGACTACATGGCCAAGCCGCTCGACGTCGACAAATTGCTCTCGCTGGTGCGCGTATGGATGCCAAGATAG
- a CDS encoding CheR family methyltransferase has translation MDAKIAPPATEAVEDIEIHLLLEALYRRYHYDFRHYARASIKRRLRQARAQLGFTSFSAMQDTLLHGDALVGQLLDYLTVQVSELFRDPGYFRAIREKVVPHLRTYPSLKIWIAGCSQGEELYSFAILLHEEGLLDRTLLYATDINPAALEAAQAGVYPLDRIAAFTQNHQQAGGRTSLSDYYTTAYGRAVFDKKLRAQVVFSDHSLVTDAVFAECQFVSCRNVMIYFDRPLQDRAVGLFKDSLSRRGFLGLGSKETLRFSAHADAFSEFVREEKIYQRAER, from the coding sequence ATGGATGCCAAGATAGCCCCGCCCGCGACCGAGGCGGTCGAGGATATCGAGATCCACCTGCTGCTGGAGGCGCTCTATCGGCGCTACCATTATGATTTCCGCCACTACGCCCGCGCGTCGATCAAGCGGCGCCTGCGGCAGGCGCGGGCGCAGCTCGGCTTCACGAGCTTTTCGGCGATGCAGGACACGCTCCTCCACGGCGATGCGCTGGTCGGGCAGCTGCTCGACTATCTGACCGTGCAGGTCAGCGAGCTGTTTCGCGATCCGGGCTATTTCCGCGCGATCCGCGAAAAAGTTGTGCCGCACCTGCGCACCTATCCCTCGCTCAAGATCTGGATCGCCGGGTGCAGCCAGGGCGAGGAGCTCTACTCCTTTGCGATCCTGCTTCACGAGGAGGGGCTGCTCGACCGCACGCTCCTCTACGCGACCGACATCAATCCCGCGGCGCTGGAGGCGGCGCAGGCGGGCGTCTATCCGCTCGACCGGATCGCGGCGTTCACGCAGAACCATCAGCAGGCGGGCGGCCGCACCTCGCTCTCCGACTATTACACCACCGCCTATGGTCGAGCGGTGTTCGACAAGAAGCTGCGCGCGCAGGTCGTGTTCTCCGACCACAGCCTCGTCACCGACGCCGTCTTCGCCGAATGCCAGTTCGTGTCCTGCCGCAATGTCATGATCTATTTCGATCGCCCGCTTCAGGACCGCGCGGTCGGGCTGTTCAAGGATTCGCTCAGCCGGCGCGGGTTCCTGGGGCTGGGGTCGAAGGAAACGCTGCGCTTCTCCGCCCATGCCGACGCGTTCAGCGAGTTCGTGCGGGAGGAAAAGATCTACCAGCGGGCCGAACGATGA
- a CDS encoding chemotaxis protein CheB, with protein MSAVVIGASAGAVEALSRILPRLPVDYPLPLLIVVHIPETPSTLAALFADKCRIAVREPEDKEPIAPGTAYFAPPGYHMLVEAGGTIALSVEPPVLYSRPSIDVLFESAADIFAASLTGVVLTGANDDGARGAAAIVAAGGTVLVEDPATAYASAMPAAALARCRDSQPMSLDAVADFLLSLVAS; from the coding sequence ATGAGTGCGGTCGTCATCGGCGCGTCGGCGGGTGCGGTGGAGGCATTGTCGCGCATCCTGCCGCGGCTGCCCGTGGACTATCCGCTCCCGCTCCTCATCGTCGTCCACATCCCCGAGACGCCCTCGACGCTCGCCGCGCTGTTCGCGGACAAGTGCCGGATCGCGGTGCGGGAGCCCGAGGACAAGGAGCCGATCGCACCCGGCACGGCCTATTTCGCGCCGCCCGGCTATCACATGCTGGTCGAGGCGGGCGGCACGATCGCGCTCTCGGTCGAGCCGCCGGTGCTCTACTCGCGCCCCTCGATCGACGTGCTGTTCGAAAGCGCGGCGGATATCTTTGCGGCGTCACTGACCGGCGTGGTGCTGACCGGCGCCAATGACGACGGCGCCCGCGGCGCGGCGGCGATCGTGGCGGCCGGCGGCACCGTCCTGGTCGAGGACCCCGCCACCGCCTATGCATCGGCGATGCCCGCCGCGGCGCTGGCGCGATGTCGCGATTCCCAACCTATGTCACTCGACGCGGTCGCCGATTTCCTGCTTAGCCTTGTAGCATCATGA
- a CDS encoding response regulator, protein MTHAADITHFLIVDDLEENLIALEALLRREGLGFLRARSGEEALELLLTHEVALALLDVQMPGMDGFELAEFMRGSERTRHVPIIFVTAGSADTHRRFRGYEAGAVDFIQKPIEPDILRGKASVFFDLHQRRRALADAADQLEGQVRDRTAELENALDRLQAEIAERERAEASLRQSQKMEAVGQLTGGIAHDFNNMLTGIIGSLDLMRRRMAMGQFEDLDRYIDAATTSAQRAAALTHRLLAFSRRQSLDPAPLDLNALIGSMTQLVERALPEQIEFELALAAELPNALADANQLENAILNLALNARDAMADGGKLVIETGVSTIRDLGDGPFVMVAVSDTGTGIPADVIEKVFDPFFTTKPIGQGTGLGLSMVYGFAQQSGGAVRIDSEPGRGTSVKLYLPTTQAPTIAAVPTPVLARGGSGERVLIVEDDQSVRMLVREVLEELRYEAVEIGTPTDAVPLLASDQRIDLMISDIGMPGMNGRDLATLARTHRPELPILFITGYAEQATLRGDFLGTGMSMVTKPFSLETLATRIGELIVSRQPA, encoded by the coding sequence ATGACCCACGCCGCCGACATCACCCATTTCCTGATCGTCGACGACCTCGAGGAAAACCTGATCGCGCTGGAAGCGCTGCTCAGGCGCGAGGGGCTGGGGTTCCTGCGCGCACGATCGGGCGAGGAGGCGCTGGAGCTGCTGCTGACGCACGAGGTCGCGCTGGCGCTCCTCGACGTACAGATGCCGGGCATGGACGGCTTCGAGCTCGCCGAGTTCATGCGCGGCAGCGAGCGGACGCGGCACGTGCCCATTATCTTCGTGACCGCGGGCAGCGCCGACACGCACCGGCGCTTCCGCGGCTATGAAGCGGGTGCCGTCGACTTCATTCAAAAGCCGATCGAGCCCGACATCCTGCGCGGCAAGGCCAGCGTCTTCTTCGACCTCCACCAGCGCCGCCGCGCGCTCGCCGACGCCGCCGACCAGCTTGAGGGTCAGGTGCGCGACCGCACTGCCGAGCTGGAGAACGCGCTCGACCGGCTCCAGGCCGAGATCGCCGAGCGCGAGCGCGCCGAGGCGTCGCTGCGCCAGAGCCAGAAGATGGAGGCGGTCGGCCAGCTGACCGGCGGCATCGCCCACGACTTCAACAACATGCTGACCGGCATCATCGGCTCGCTCGACCTGATGCGGCGGCGAATGGCGATGGGCCAGTTCGAGGATCTCGACCGCTACATCGACGCGGCGACCACCTCTGCACAGCGGGCCGCGGCGCTGACGCACCGCCTGCTCGCTTTCTCGCGCCGTCAGTCGCTCGATCCGGCGCCGCTCGACCTCAACGCCCTGATCGGATCGATGACCCAGCTCGTCGAGCGCGCACTGCCCGAGCAGATCGAGTTCGAGCTGGCGCTCGCCGCCGAGCTCCCCAACGCACTCGCCGACGCCAACCAGCTCGAGAACGCGATCCTCAATCTCGCGCTCAATGCCCGCGACGCGATGGCCGACGGCGGCAAGCTGGTGATCGAGACGGGCGTGTCGACGATCCGCGATCTGGGCGACGGTCCCTTCGTGATGGTGGCGGTCTCCGACACCGGCACCGGCATCCCCGCCGACGTGATCGAGAAGGTCTTCGACCCGTTCTTCACCACCAAGCCGATCGGCCAAGGAACAGGCCTCGGCCTGTCGATGGTCTATGGCTTTGCCCAGCAGAGCGGCGGTGCGGTGCGGATCGACAGCGAGCCGGGACGCGGCACCTCGGTCAAGCTCTACCTCCCGACGACCCAGGCGCCGACGATCGCCGCCGTGCCCACGCCCGTCCTCGCGCGCGGCGGATCGGGCGAGCGCGTGCTGATCGTCGAGGACGACCAATCCGTCCGGATGCTGGTGCGCGAGGTGCTGGAGGAGTTGCGCTACGAGGCGGTCGAGATCGGCACGCCGACCGACGCGGTGCCGCTGCTCGCGTCCGACCAGCGCATCGACCTGATGATCTCCGACATCGGCATGCCGGGCATGAACGGCCGCGACCTGGCGACGCTGGCGCGGACGCATCGGCCCGAGCTGCCGATCCTGTTCATCACCGGCTATGCCGAACAGGCGACGCTGCGCGGCGATTTCCTGGGCACGGGCATGTCGATGGTGACGAAGCCTTTCTCGCTCGAGACGCTCGCTACGCGGATCGGCGAGCTGATCGTGAGCCGTCAGCCCGCCTGA